One window from the genome of Asterias amurensis chromosome 12, ASM3211899v1 encodes:
- the LOC139944857 gene encoding uncharacterized protein encodes MEDQDMGEDFSVEILSNRLGEAWPSLATQLGFDDAECQSIIVAHEGRVSRQAHYMLQAWIERNGGTLEMSTLIEALKEIRRPDFLRELGVEILDNETILRVAQKQKVQESWPELALYLGFNIEDCQNIQKSFPRRREQARQMLAHWRVKFNGANPLETLAKALQAVDIEVANELGTLQRIPPCTTLNCGNSDPVKFRRYFSQDGKSQLLGICCTMCGQEWLQDRFLFHPDTDKTRPRIRLYGVVLKKQLKVAMDTNPAFLVMGSRKKIDLDNALDILKVGDHITWQRPYILWHHAIVTGVDKENGLLKVIHWNKMKWSCGTTQIMETDISLGDQWGANELYQIEYGEEMTKANPIELVNARAKSRLRDTGYELLGDNCEAFASYCKIGVMESCQTMWVYNKVKTIVFETLVNAVKGVVKGYFVAAKEYVKAGSKAFLQQDGTVSVEEGLKAVGEVGSAELFERLCKGTDVVGAGIVIVIEGVACVWNLGECYQQREKGDLSMREFVKTATQLVVDALCAAGLAVSLGVAGHAGGAALGAAAVTFTIPGIGTAIGGFIGSIVGGAVGSLVGRAFGSFIGAPIGHCLARQIGTDDSAVRIEELLPGDQIVSYGNLLHPRHHAIVVSRSRDQSKVRVVHSTYGKGVVEEEVDFIEPVYKVIYREQNCFPPEKVIERARSKIVDDAYTYSLVWNNCKHFAQWCKLKE; translated from the exons ATGGAAGACCAAG ACATGGGTGAGGATTTCTCCGTTGAGATCCTTTCCAATCGGCTCGGTGAGGCCTGGCCGTCCCTAGCCACCCAGCTTGGTTTCGATGACGCTGAATGTCAAAGCATTATTGTGGCACACGAGGGTCGAGTCAGCAGGCAGGCTCACTACATGCTGCAAGCCTGGATTGAACGAAATGGCGGTACTCTCGAGATGTCAACCTTGATCGAAGCCTTAAAGGAGATCAGACGACCAGATTTTCTGAGGGAGCTCG GTGTAGAAATTCTGGACAATGAGACCATTTTAAGGGtagcacaaaaacaaaaagtccAAGAATCATGGCCAGAGCTGGCTCTCTACCTCGGCTTCAACATTGAGGACTGCCAGAATATTCAGAAAAGCTTCCCTAGACGGAGGGAGCAGGCACGTCAGATGCTGGCCCACTGGAGGGTGAAGTTCAACGGGGCCAATCCTCTTGAGACCTTGGCAAAAGCTCTCCAAGCAGTGGACATTGAAGTTGCTAATGAACTTG GGACGTTGCAGCGAATTCCACCATGCACTACTTTGAATTGCGGCAACAGCGATCCCGTTAAGTTCAGACGTTACTTCTCACAAGATGGTAAGTCTCAACTCCTAGGGATCTGCTGTACCATGTGTGGTCAGGAGTGGCTCCAAGATAGATTCCTGTTTCATCCTGACACTGACAAGACACGTCCGAGGATCAGACTTTACGGAGTTGTCCTCAAGAAACAGCTCAAGGTAGCCATGGACACAAATCCAGCATTTCTGGTCATGGGTTCACGTAAGAAAATTGACTTAGACAATGCTTTAGATATCTTGAAGGTGGGCGATCACATCACCTGGCAGCGACCATACATCCTTTGGCATCATGCAATAGTAACTGGTGTCGATAAAGAGAATGGGCTTCTTAAGGTGATCCATTGGAACAAGATGAAATGGTCATGCGGTACAACGCAGATAATGGAGACAGATATAAGTTTAGGTGACCAATGGGGTGCAAATGAACTGTATCAAATCGAGTACGGGGAAGAGATGACCAAGGCCAACCCCATAGAGCTCGTCAATGCCCGTGCCAAATCTAGATTAAGGGACACCGGGTACGAGCTTTTAGGTGACAACTGCGAGGCATTTGCTTCCTATTGCAAAATTGGAGTCATGGAGAGCTGCCAGACTATGTGGGTCTACAACAAGGTCAAAACGATCGTGTTTGAAACGCTGGTAAATGCTGTCAAGGGTGTTGTCAAGGGTTATTTTGTAGCTGCAAAAGAGTATGTCAAGGCTGGTTCCAAAGCATTCTTGCAGCAGGACGGGACTGTTTCTGTAGAAGAGGGGTTGAAGGCTGTGGGAGAAGTTGGTAGTGCAGAGTTGTTTGAGAGGCTTTGCAAGGGCACTGATGTAGTAGGGGCTGGTATCGTGATTGTCATTGAAGGTGTCGCTTGTGTCTGGAATCTTGGGGAGTGTTATCAACAAAGAGAGAAAGGTGACTTGTCAATGAGAGAGTTCGTGAAAACTGCTACCCAGCTAGTGGTAGATGCATTATGCGCAGCTGGCCTGGCCGTTTCGTTGGGCGTAGCAGGGCATGCGGGAGGGGCTGCATTGGGCGCCGCGGCAGTTACGTTTACTATCCCTGGGATAGGAACGGCAATTGGTGGGTTCATTGGAAGTATTGTTGGGGGTGCAGTTGGTTCTCTTGTCGGAAGAGCCTTTGGCTCCTTCATAGGTGCACCCATCGGCCATTGTCTCGCCAGACAAATCGGTACGGACGACAGTGCAGTGCGAATTGAAGAGCTGCTCCCGGGTGACCAGATTGTTTCTTACGGCAACTTACTTCATCCACGGCATCATGCCATAGTCGTCTCCCGCAGTCGAGACCAGAGTAAAGTCAGGGTTGTCCACAGTACGTACGGCAAGGGTGTGGTCGAAGAGGAGGTTGATTTTATCGAACCCGTGTATAAAGTGATCTATCGTGAACAGAACTGTTTCCCACCTGAGAAGGTGATCGAGAGAGCCAGATCCAAGATCGTGGATGATGCATACACGTACTCTTTGGTATGGAATAACTGCAAGCATTTCGCCCAATGGTGCAAGCTGAAGGAGTAG
- the LOC139945109 gene encoding uncharacterized protein translates to MGVRASSEGFTGPTRTHFPVHVELVPGSRGVSTSQPSCRKVARLLLNGTYSQSRIIKIDIDFPLNGSTNGTSSSLCCYNPNCNSSSSPITSSSYDTSSTTNTSSHFTTSSLPHNTSPHSSSSNTPSCSKGTPPTNACPSQLNIPGFYLCSDHEPMTFSAFTIFETKILNDSAVDDDYKQSTADSCDSSYLLYVIWGTSCACVVLVIINVFVIVIACHYRRLIVKVRLEESKLDLNLLRMQVGTFPVEDVYTAPSVVVPEDRYQTFTVVVDNPRGSVHAYNQVRRETPL, encoded by the exons ATG GGGGTTCGAGCCAGCAGCGAGGGCTTCACTGGACCAACAAGGACACACTTCCCGGTGCATGTGGAACTTGTGCCCGGTTCACGTGGCGTCTCGACGTCCCAGCCCAGCTGCCGAAAGGTGGCGCGTCTACTGCTGAATGGCACGTATTCCCAATCTCGTATAATCAAGATTGACATTGATTTTCCTTTAAATGGCTCTACGAACGGCACCAGTTCGTCTTTGTGTTGTTACAACCCAAACTGCAACAGTTCATCGTCACCCATAACGTCATCATCCTACGACACGTCATCGACTACCAACACGTCATCGCATTTCACTACGTCATCATTACCACACAACACGTCACCACACTCGTCGTCATCTAACACGCCATCATGTTCCAAAGGCACCCCACCAACCAACGCATGTCCATCTCAACTAAACATTCCAGGGTTTTACCTGTGTTCCGATCATGAGCCGATGACGTTCTCCGCTTTTACCATCTTCGAAACAAAAATCCTCAATGATTCTGCTGTTGATGACGACTATAAACAATCAACAGCGGACTCTTGCGATTCTAGCTACCTTCTCTACGTCATCTGGGGAACTTCGTGTGCATGCGTAGTCCTCGTCATCATCAACGTCTTTGTCATCGTGATTGCGTGCCACTACCGTAGACTGATCGTCAAAGTTCGACTCGAGGAATCCAAACTCGACTTGAATCTACTCCGGATGCAGGTCGGCACCTTCCCAGTGGAAGATGTctacacagcgccctctgtcgTTGTTCCCGAGGACCGTTACCAAACGTTTACCGTCGTGGTGGACAATCCTCGAGGCAGCGTGCACGCTTACAATCAGGTACGCAGAGAGACTccgctgtga